The DNA sequence ATTAACCGAACAAAAGACATGGATTCAGACAAACATTTTGGGCATTATTtatgctttaaataaataaaaatatgtttttaatctcCTTCTATAATCATAACGATCACGAGCCTCCTCATCATCACCTATTTTGCAGGGTCTTTTTATCACTTCGTGAGATCCGTTTTGAGTTCGTTTGtacagtaggcctatatttgTCCACAACCCCCATCTGCTGGTCAGAATTTGTAAAGACACTTTATTTATAGGTCTAATTTTGCGACTAATGATTGCTTAGAAATAATATGTCGTAAGTGGCGTACATTTATTATGGGGAAGGTTAGAGCTGTACATGAACCAGTTAGCCTACTTAGTAGAAGCATTGAAGCATTAGCATACAAAAAGCACTTTCGGTAGAGTTGCGCGCGTTTTCTGTGAGCGCGTGATTATTGACCATTCAAAAGCAGTGGCGGTTGGTATGTGAGGTGAGCTGAACTGTGGCGGCCGAGTGACCCGAGTTTATCGAAGGTTATTGATTTCCTGGTATTTATTTTAGCTTTCTAACAACTGGTATTCCATTAACTAACACAATTTTTATcagatttattgattttatgtaAGTAAGGTTTATCGCTTGATTTAATTTGAAAAGTCGAGCAAGTCAGCTCTTGTGTAACAAACTTGTGGCGACCAAGGAAGGACTCGGTTACAAATTAAATGTACACAGATGTTTGTCGTAATATAGATGATGGTTAAGAAGGCTGTGTTGTATTCAGATTATGAGagtattgtattgtatattaGAATATTATCTTGACAATGTTATACCACTTTATTCTTCGGTCACAGGAAACTAATGACACAGCGCGGTCTCGAGAGCACCAAAGAGGCATCCATGGCGGTCAGAGGAACAGAAATGAAAAGATGTCAAGCGAAAACACGCGAGGTGAGAATTTCGAGGTCATCAGGAATTTAACTGATATCTTGACAGAATCTACGGTCACACGAAACAACCAGATGTTGACCTCTATTAAGTTTTCTTTGCCTGATttacatatactatatatacactatacactaatgctcacaaatatACATGTAGGTTGAAAATGCACAATTTTCTGAGACATCTCCAGCAAAAAAGATGAAGGCACAGCATTTCAGACCAGCAGCTGGAGACATGTCTAATGGGTTTGAAACAGCCTTGGCAGGCAAGTCCTGGTTTTTCTCTCATGCTGTCAAATTAAAGAACTCTCTTCAATATTTTACATATGTGAGGTTGTGTAACATAATATATTGTGATAGCTATTTTAGTTACCTCATGTTTTAAACACATCTGTTATTATTCACAATGATTCTTGTAGACATATTAAACTTGTGATGCACCTTACTTACTTTTCTTTATGTCTTCATTTTAGAGGCTAACCAAGAAGTCAGTGCCACCTTTTCAAAGTACTCCGAGGTCTTGAGGTAACTGGGTGGATTTGTACGCCACCCCTTTGTCTCATAAGCAGAGGATCTATAAGGTTTATGCTCAAACATTAATTTCACATGGTATCTTCTAAGGGAAAGAGCTGCTGTGGACGCTTCACAGCTCGGAGAACTGGAAGATATACTTACTGAAGCCAGGAGCTTGAAATCTCTTCTCAAAGAGAAAAAGGAACACCTGAGACGATCTTTGGCTTTGATCACTGACAAACTACAAGGATAGGTTCAGTTCTGTGGTGTTAtgtgatttataatgcatttaatttgCTCTACAAGCATCTATGTataagacattgttaaaacgtTGATTATACATGTTCATATTATACTTCAGAAGTTAATAATTGTACTTtataaaattagaaaaatacTTTAGGTGTTATGCTGAAATAAAGTTATGTGGTGACAATCCTAAAAACAATTTGCTGATACATACAAGAATTTgttatttgaataaattcttATTcttttagcagacacttttattcaaagtgaCTGACAATTTATATAATACAAGTTCAAGTGTGTAACTCAAGGGAGAAAACAATACAAGTagaaaagtaaaaataagaGCAGGTTAATTCAGAGACTGCATGATCATCTTCCAAAACATTTGGGCTTTTTAAAAGTGTCTTTCAGTGTCTATCTTGGAAAGTCCCATGGAATCCATATGGAATGTTGATAGGTACTTCAGCACGGCCCAATTCTTCAAATGTTTTTGCATCCAGCACCAGAAGGAAGGTGCTCTTGTCCTGGAGGGACAATTACTCATTAGTCcagaaatatattttctctCATTTTTGAAAAGCTAACCAGCAATTTTTGATACCACTGGGGAACATGGCGTGTTATACCTGATTAGGGGTGATGaccacagacagaatgacaccATCATCCTCTTCTACAGCACCAGGTGAAGAGACAAAGATTGGTTCTGAGGGAAACATGCCTGTATGTTTCCACACCTGtcataaaataagttgaaatattaGCTCAAATGACTAAACATTAAAAGTCACTGACAAGATTTCTGCGCACATAAACCTGTTACTCCCAACTAACCTTTATTTGTTTGCCTTGAAGGTCCATTTTAATGAGAGAGTCTCCAACCAGGTGTCTGAAGCCACATCCGTAGAAGTAACGGTAGGGGTGAGAATTGCACATTGAATAGTTGATGTGTGGGAATTCCAGACCTCCATATTCATTGAGATCATCACCATGGAGATCTTCATGTGTGCAAAACACCTGCATAAATACACATGGAAAATCATTTACAATACATGATATTTTAGCAAAAACATTCACGTTTCTTTGGATAGCATGcagagaaattaaaaaaagaaaacaagaaaataagttAACCACATAAACCAACCTTGTTCTTGTCTGTCTTGATGGCTGTCGCGGTGCTATTTAAGCGCGTGTTGAGATTTTGCCCACAGGGTATGTCGTTGTCCACGTTCAGTGGCAGGACAAAGCGGCAGGGGAACACTCTGCACATTGTGTTGTATAcctaacaaaaaaacaaacaagaaataGTTATGTTGAAGAACAAGGGCGCATTTACACATAAATATAGTGTATTTTCTTGTAGAAGTAAAGTTTACCTCATCTAGAGCATTCCCAGACTTTTTAAGATTCTGAATCATGTAGTTGTTAATTGCTTGGCCATCATCAGAACAGCACATGTCCATGACCAGGAAGCCATTTTCTTCATAACAGTTTATCTGATGGAAGGTTGACAGTGGCTTTGCGTAATATTTGACAAGGCTCagctgaaacaaaataaagtacagagtcattcattcaggcTTCGCTGGGAGCCAAAGCAGGAGCATTTCAAAatgagttatttaaaaaatcattatttaaaagaaaatgtgaacataatgtgaaattattagCAGTATTTACCTTTCCTGTGTGCTTATTGATTACATGGAAAACTGTGTTTTGTTTGGGGTCCCAGTATACACCATCATTAATCCCCTTTCCACGCAGTTTACTTGTCACAATCTTCAAGAGATCCATTTTGATTGGCTGCTCGATGAATACCACATAGTTCTCTGACATGGCTGCAATAACAATGTTACATTTCAACCAAGATTgatataaaaagttaaaaagtcatgtttttgaaagtgttttaaaacTAGCATACTCACAgttttatctatctatatatatatatatatatatatatacttacacTTATacttacttacaaattgtaatcggttactgattacaaattacatgacataaattgtagttagtaacgtaatccattacattacatatttaaggtaatataatctgactacttttggattacttttagatttCTTTTGACCTAACTTGTTCATCACATTGATTTGAGTAGAATAATCTTGTACaatattgataaaaatacaaagagaaagaaaatatattccattctttgttatcaacaacatggtgcattaaaaatacattatgtcAGGGTTTCCCAGACTGGGGTTTGTGATGGAACCTCAAGGGGGTTCctgagtttaatgaaaagctattaCGTAATTAAatcatcataattttttttaaataaataatttaaaaaataaaaacaataaaaataaaacactactaaacaagattaaaatatatatatatgtatatatattttttttttttgtttgtttgtttagctgcatgtcatgtgaccattaactgacatcagagaaacgtgaacttaattttattatttattattattattgacttgATTTTATTATTGACCTAACTTACAAATTAAATTATCAGGGGGTACAtcaagtaaatatattaggTCAAATAAatttcagctgacaaaaaacttggggaataaatattaaatgtaaatatatgtatatgtatgtacatgtaaatattaaattatgtgaatttgtatattttaatgtgtttgaaataCAAAAGCTTTCCAAAGAcattaatacattgttaaatAACTCACTGACACTGagtgataattcaaataataattaatgtgtgAATCAGGAGTTGATTAGCAATGTTGCAATGCTGAGAAAACACAAAGTGAAATaatttctgtaaatccagtgatcaaatgCTGTGTGGGTCTCAGTTTTCAGTGATAATCACATGACCAGTGGCTGGTCTGTGTGTGCACTTCCACAAACCTGGAAGACCTTCTGAATGTATAAGCAGTAGGCGTTTTTAGAAAGGAacatttaaaagatttaaaataagtaGTAGGGAGAATCAGTGAATATAATATTTGACTGCCATTGTGAGAAtaacatgtaatcaataaaaaagtaactgtagtccgattacaagtattttaaaatgtaatataatctaattacaagtacttaatttttggaatctgattacataatctagattacatgtaatcagttactacccagctctgtatatatatatatatatatatatatatatatatatatacactattcAAAATTTAGTTTTGAGGTCAGTAAAATTTGATTTAGAAagaaaatttactttttttttcaataaggatgcattaaattaaaagtcaaagtaaagacatttataattttacaaaagatttatattacaaatgaatgctgttcttttaaactttctagtCATTAAAGacttctgaaaaaaatgtaacactatttctcaaaaatatgaagcagcacaacttttttcaacattgataagaaatgtttcttgagcaccaaatcagcatagaatgatttctaaaggatcatgtgacactgaaaactggcaTAATGGCtgtgtaaaattacattttaaaatatattttaaattgtaataatatttcacactattACTGTTCTTACTTTACGTTGAACATAGgtgacttcttttaaaaacatttttaaaaatcttagcgtagtgtgtatatatatatatatatatatatatatatatatatatatacacacacacacacactacgcTATATATtgtcaatatatattttatatatattgtcaagataatatatatatatgtgtgtgtgtgtgtgtgtgtgtatatatatatatatatatatataattataaatttacttatttattagcAAATACGcttgtaaataaaaaattgccAAAAAGAGATTGTAGGCAATGCTCTCTTACCAAAACTGTGATAGTAGGATGGTTTGGACTTGTCCTCTGAGGGGATTGAGCACACAACTGTGGCTCCTTCCAAGGTATCCTTTGGGCTCACCTTATTTGACGGCacctttattatattatagaaaGCACCTAAGaataaaattgaaaaagaaTACCAGTTTAAGCAATACTTAAGTTTAGACACTTcaataagtgatttttttaagatttaaatttCTGACAAACCTTTTGGAGTGTAAGAATTGCCCATGTTGTATGTAGTTCCATCAGGATCCACATGGGGATGAGCTGTGGCCCCATTAACTGCAATGAATTTACTCCAGTCCACCTGAACACAATGATTTCCACAATTCAGCTTCAGTTTTTTCTCCatacaaacatattttatatattttttaaaaatcataattagtATGTACCTTTTCTTTTGTTTCAAGTGTCTGTGGATCAATTTTGTGCATGAAGTTGGTCTCTGTGCTGACATAGTAGTCTCCTTTATACTGAACAAAGCTTACATTTGCATTGTCAGTTGGCTCTGTGGGAAGAGAGAGAGTTCACATACACAAAACATATTCAGACCACTTCAATCAGAACCAAAGATGTCACACTCACTTGGCAGCTCAAACCGCGAGAGGAAGCGTTGGAAGAAGTTCTTGCATGGGTCTGGCATCGCAACTGTGCCAAATTCAGACACCATAATCCGGTTATGCTCTAGGTTTGCCTTGTAGCAATCACTGTTGAGGAAGCGGCTCATGTATGTCACCTTTCCATCCTCAATGTGGAATTGGTGCATAAGCGCCATGCCATCAAACCAGTGGTTGAAGCTGAGGAGCAAACATAGCTCATTTACTTTCCTGATGATTGTGATCTGTTCAGTTTTCAAGGAACCCAAATGATACTCACCTGCTTCTTCCGATCTCAAACTTTCCAGGTCCATTCCTGAGGAAATTGCCTTTGATCCAGGATGGGATGTTACCTGTAATTGTGGTTGTTATGGGCTCTGGGGTTTCATTTACAGAACACACCAGATTCTCAATGCACGGCAGACCATGAACATCGGTGAAGTGTTGATCTTTATTCTTTGAACTGCTCTTCTTCCAGCCTGTGGGGAAAAGAAGAATATCAGATCTGAAGATTTATGCACTATGTATTTCGGATTAGAAAGGTATCTTAACCTACCAGTGCTACTGTTCAGACGGTTCATAGAAGACATGCTGGTCTGCTTGTGATGGCTTGCCGAATTGAAGATGTTTCAAGAGCTGCCCTTAAGAGACTCTCTTATCTCCCTCTGCTGCCTGGACTGTCTTATAAAGAGATCTTTTAGGGTCACATGGTGCTTATGCAAAACCAAATCACAGACCCCATCAATTGAAGTTGTGTTTTGCCTAATCAGCTTACTGTTACCTTGATATGAATGGTGTGTTTGGATTCAGCTCAGGGTTACTATTAGCTAAACCAACtgaattaactaattaataaaAGTGCTCAGATtcagcacatttaaaaaataaataaaatacctaAATTAAACACCCAGTTACTATAAAGTTAAGTACactatgtatatatatcttGGAAATAGATTTCAATAATAATTTCAAAAGCAGTTAATTATGCTACAGAGCTACACAAATCTGTGGCGTTAATTTTATTAGCAAATTTAATCTAATGAACATCCTGAAATCAATTTAGTCGGTCTGGGAAGTTCCCAAGTCAGCAGCAAATGATGTAACTATATCCCCAGTAACCTCAAActaaagaaaggaaaaaagtaATGACTCTGAAATCTTTCTGTTATGTAAAGAAAATGAATTGACCTTACCATAAAATCTAATAACTACTGTGAACCACAGACTTTCTTTGAATTTAAATCTTCAATacttcaatatttattttaatattaaacataaatatcaaaacaaatgTATACATATTCAAATACTCTGTAGTGCTTACCTAAAATGAACCTTAAATATTTTCAatcttcactttattttgtaaacatttGTGCAAcagtttgtaatattaatatgcTATCAAAGATTATTCTCAATTCAGATTTATACTCATTTTAACAGGCCATGAACCAAGATCTACATATACCAGTTTTTACTGAAATAATCGTTATATGTTCTGTACATTGTTATTCATTGTTATTCACAAGCGTCTCATGTGCAATTCAGGAATATTACAGAAAGAAATGATGAGgacaaaacattttagcttATTTTGGCATAGCATTATGTTAGCTCTTGACTTGAGTAAAAAGGAAATTAGGTTATTTTGACTCCACTTATTAGGTGATAAGAAGCTTTAAGGCAATGTTCAGCATTAATGCAAATGACAACCATCATGTGGTAAAAAcaagaaatgtatttaaaacaaaaagacCCTAAGGTAGGTTGCAATTAAATGTTTTAGGTCAGTTCAACACTTTTAGATTGTTAGACTGAATAGACAGTGTTGTGGAAAAATGAAAGTTTTCAAAAATAGTTCATGTCCCATTTTAGATTAACCAAAGATACAGtccattaaaatgcattttgcaTGATCTGAAAATACATAACTCAAATGAAAAAAGGTTAGGAAAATTTAAAGGGAGTGGCACAAATCTTGTCAAGAAATATCTAGGTCACACTTCATCCCAAAAACCAAagaaaagggggggggggggggggggggggggaagaattgaaaatgtgttttcttgacaattaagcacatttcctCTAGTTAATGTAATATgtgaaaaaattatgtaaaatatgtgctTATTTGTAAAATATCTGCTTTTTTGTAATGAATGCAAAAACTAGGCAAAAAATCTTAATAGTCCTAAAATAGGCTTTTTCTTTAGAATATAACctcttatttttctcttttgagTTTGGTGAAACCCTTTCTTCAAACATACCCagttaaatacaaataaaaaagtgcaccatatgttttttgttttttgttgtttttaaatagcATAACCGCTCCACTAATAGAAATATGaagttttaactaaaattaaaatatggttATTCTattacgcaaaaaaaaaaaaatctatgattTTTCATAGATTTTAcgaaaaagttttaaaaacagcTGGTCCAGCACGATTTCTTTTTTCAGATATTGGTAATCAGTGCAGCGTCTGCTTTATAAGCTTATGGTGAGATTACCTTTGTTGGGATAAGGTCAACTCAAATCAGTGACACTGatgttttccaaaaagaactttgtAACATGCATCTGACCTCTTTGACATCAAGCCCTCTGGCTATTGCAGAAAAACAGTATGTTCTTAAAGCTGAAATGACTAAATAGACTAGTATAGcagtatgaaaaatgtattGACCTTCAGAACAAAAGCATCATGTATTTAATTCTCTTTGGGAATTTCCAGGGaagttaacaaaaataaaatattaaccaTTTTCCCCACAGGGCATTTGGTGCTATGACTGAATACATTAGCTCTTTAAGATCATAAGAGTGCAGAGAGCTGGCATAAAATATATCTCCCCCTAAGGACACATCCATGGCTATTAAAGACCATGAGGCGTGTCAGTGTTGACTGTCTCTTTTAAATGCACGTAGCCAATAGCATGTTAAGATAAGGCTTAGAACTAAAAAACGCTTAAtaacttgatgttttcactTTAATGACCTCACATAGAGACAACAGGAGACACTTACTATAGAATTTTCCTTTGTATAGTATTCAGTATCTGAAACAACAATCATCCAACACTGATGACATCCAGTGACAGGTACTGTTTTTCCATCACTGTGATCATTGTAATGATGACATCTTTCACAATGCTTATCAGTGATCATATCAATCAAGAACTGCTTGCACTGGATATCTGatttcattacagttttataAAGGCATATTCAACTTAAGATAACATGTTTTCTTGTAGCCTAATTACATGCTTTACCTGCAAACCAGATTACATTTTcttatatattattgtttaagTGATCTTTGACTCCATCTagtgttaataaattaacacaCTTAACCAGAATACTGTAATCCTGATTCGAAATGTATAGCCtctaaagacttttttttaatctagttttggagaatgttttagtttttagaacataatttagtttttctttaaaGTAGCAATGACTTGCCCAAGGATCACTGTGATCACTCACCACCAtcaaaagcacattttataGAGACTCTTGAAATGACGCTCTACCTGTAAAACTGGAGAATTTAGTCTGAATTTTGCCTGTTGCAACATACATTGGAAAATCTCATCCAAAGAAACCAAATAATCCCAAATCTGCCTTTATTAAGCGCAGAATTCACCCAAAGCTTCAATCTGCATAAAAATCTAATCATACAATACACAATTCTCCATAGCACTTTAAACAGACACACTCAATACGGCCAGACTCAATCATGTCTGAGCGGTTTCAGGCATCTGCAAGTATATTACAGGACAAAATCCCTGttcaaaatatatttccagaatcagtccaaaaaaaaataaaaaaattctagaACTCACTTTTATCATTTAGATTAAGTTTTCGTTACCCACACAAGTTCAGTTTACTGTAACCATTAAGGACATCTAAgaaattttaaatgaaagacgtaattaaattgattttaatgcACAGCACATCCAATTACAAATTGCCTTGCCCTTTCATAAATGATTCCTCGTTTGAGCAGACATACAGCCATGCAAAGTGTAAAGTTGAAATACTGTTAATATGACAGTTCTCCAGATGTTGTGGTCATTAATGGAGTACTTGAATATGATGGTAAATGTTCAAATACTTGCAATACATTCAGCTATGCTTAAATGTCAGGGTCTCTACAACAGAAAGATTGGTGTATCACATCAGTTTAACATCTGTGCACCACAATACAACAATATGCACATGATCTAATTTAAAATCACTTCCTGTTTAGTGTTTACACAAGGAGTTGTTAAAGATAGTGAGGTTAATTCTGCATATGCCGTGATGACACAAACAGCATACGTCAAGATATTATGTTTTGATGCATCAGACAAGACATTATAGAATAAATATGgtcaaaacatgtaaatatgtaaaaacgTGTTTGAACTTTAATATTACCGTAGGgatttttcaagttcaaattCAGTGACCAACATTTTATAGCCACAACAATTAGGTGATTTTGCTGCATCAGAAACACTGATTTGACAAACAAAAGAGTGGAAGACATGCAGAGATTTCCATCTTAAGCAAAAGCTGAGCAAGTTCTGATCAAACTGACAGCATTCAAAATTAAAACACCTGCAAATCGACACTATGTTGTCCAAAATTTTATATTCATAGAATTTACATATGTCACAACTGTATACAATAAACTGGAACTCTGATGGCAAAAGCCATATCTCTCATCTCAGTCCAATCATTTACTCCACAAGAGGGCCACAGCTTTACAAATCCCCACATCATGGTAGTTGAAGTAGCACAGGCCGGCGAAGGTGACGGTCGAGAGAATGAAGAGGCCGGCGTTAGCCATCTTGACTTTAAAGTCTCCATGAACGTAGTCTGTCAAAACCTGGCCAAGTCCCCTGGAGAAAACACAGTCAGTAATATGCAATGCTGTCCTTTTCAAACAATGACAGTTATGTGTATTGgtgttaattattaattaaaatctttttttctccttAATTAATTGACCTTTTCGATATTTGATTGACATTTCAGTTCAAATGCATTCAGTAATCCTCTGAGACATGAACACTTGGTTCATAAgaagcatatatatattatatatatatatatatattatatatatatatatatatatatatatagcccggccaaaaaaaaagtcgctgtttggattttaataggcaaatatttaagagtctatggatggatcattattacagtgattattatttttctagcatgttatatgtttggcaacggttcttttaaccctaaaaaaATGGattgtgtagcttttcatttcttaaacagccatgtattaagatgtgtcatggccatattccaggatgacaatgtcaagattcatcaggctcaaactgtgaaagaactgttgggagggagcatgaagaatcattttcacacatatgaattggcactgaccttaacctcagtgtaagtttttgggatgtgctggaggagacttcacagagtgctcacctcttgcattgtcaatacaagatcttgaccaaaaaatgatgcacctctcgatggaaataaatgttgtgatgttatttccatcaagaggtgcatcaatttttggtcaagatcttgtaatgcaagaggtgagcactctgtaaagtctcctccagcatatcccaaagactttcaatgaatttaaggtctggactcagaggtgccaattcaagtgtgaaaatgattcttcatgctctctgaaccattctttcacaatttgagcctgatcaatcttgacattgtcatcctggaatatggccatgatgcatcttcctacatggttgtttaagaaataaaaagctacacactccatcttttagggttaaaagaaccgttgccaaatatataacatgctagaaacataataatcactgtaataatgatccattcatagattcttaagtatttgcatattaaaatccaaacagcgacttttttttttgggctgggaagtgtatatttgtgtatatatatatatatatatatatatatatatatatatatatatatatatatatatatatatatatgtatgtgacCTTAATGTAACTAACAGCTTAGCTAAAATTAGAAGTGTGGCCCTGAGTGCTCATGTCCACAGGGTGGTTAAATCCTTGCATGAAGGGTATTACAGCCACCCATGACTTGGCTTTGCAGACCAAAGTAGACACCTACATTTTGTGTCAATTTTATGGAATAGTGCAACGCTCAGTTAAATCTGATCTGTAATAGTTAATGTGAAACTTCATATGGAATTACACCAGGCAGTACTAAATATTAACAACTGACTGTGataacatttacagataattGACCTGGATTTTTTCCCAACAGTTTccattttcagaaaaataaataaataaataaaaaaggcaaaagaaatgaacagcaaaaaaatattgttatatattgtattgtcaagcaataataataaaacaaactctgTTACCAGTGACCATGTAGAGTAAGTGCAGCTGCTAAAGAGTAGTCAACAGCAGGGCCGGGGAAATAATACGCCATGGGTGCCATGCCCAGAAGAACTACGCTCAGGATCCGCTCCCCTGTCCAGTGCAAGGAAGCAGCTTTGGACCCAGAGCCcgctatataatattaaaaaaaaaaaaaaaaaaatagtaacatGTCAACAACTACTGCTTCATCTTCGTCAACACATATTCACTCTCTCAGCAGTCTAAGTCTCCTGCCATCACAATTATTGCATGTGTTTAATCATCATGTACCTCAACAGATGGAAAGAAAACGCTAAAGATGACATTGTGAATGTTTGAGATTTTTATTGTTTAGTCTATAGCTCTGAATTatgaatgttttcattcattctcAACCATTCTGTCTTTACCAGTGATGATCTTATTTGCCACTTCCTCAGAAAAAACCTGACAGAAGATCAGCAACATCCTTATTCAGCCTTTACCTTCTGACACCTATTATGCTGTAGACacctattaataataatttacttgaCTAATGAAACAATcatgacaatatatatatatatactttagaatgttaaaaacatttatattccGACGCAATAAAAAGGCTCTTGTCCAGTCTGACAGTACCATAAACAATATATTAGGCTAATAAAATGGAAGGAAAAGACAAATAACATCTGTCTTGATTTAAAAAACTACAAGAGCAAACATATACGATATAAATCACTAACCGTAGTTGGAAGGAGTAGCATGTATCTTTGC is a window from the Ctenopharyngodon idella isolate HZGC_01 chromosome 15, HZGC01, whole genome shotgun sequence genome containing:
- the bco2b gene encoding beta-carotene oxygenase 2b isoform X2, with the protein product MALMHQFHIEDGKVTYMSRFLNSDCYKANLEHNRIMVSEFGTVAMPDPCKNFFQRFLSRFELPSECAFYNIIKVPSNKVSPKDTLEGATVVCSIPSEDKSKPSYYHSFAMSENYVVFIEQPIKMDLLKIVTSKLRGKGINDGVYWDPKQNTVFHVINKHTGKLSLVKYYAKPLSTFHQINCYEENGFLVMDMCCSDDGQAINNYMIQNLKKSGNALDEVYNTMCRVFPCRFVLPLNVDNDIPCGQNLNTRLNSTATAIKTDKNKVFCTHEDLHGDDLNEYGGLEFPHINYSMCNSHPYRYFYGCGFRHLVGDSLIKMDLQGKQIKVWKHTGMFPSEPIFVSSPGAVEEDDGVILSVVITPNQDKSTFLLVLDAKTFEELGRAEVPINIPYGFHGTFQDRH
- the bco2b gene encoding beta-carotene oxygenase 2b isoform X1, producing MALMHQFHIEDGKVTYMSRFLNSDCYKANLEHNRIMVSEFGTVAMPDPCKNFFQRFLSRFELPSECDIFEPTDNANVSFVQYKGDYYVSTETNFMHKIDPQTLETKEKVDWSKFIAVNGATAHPHVDPDGTTYNMGNSYTPKGAFYNIIKVPSNKVSPKDTLEGATVVCSIPSEDKSKPSYYHSFAMSENYVVFIEQPIKMDLLKIVTSKLRGKGINDGVYWDPKQNTVFHVINKHTGKLSLVKYYAKPLSTFHQINCYEENGFLVMDMCCSDDGQAINNYMIQNLKKSGNALDEVYNTMCRVFPCRFVLPLNVDNDIPCGQNLNTRLNSTATAIKTDKNKVFCTHEDLHGDDLNEYGGLEFPHINYSMCNSHPYRYFYGCGFRHLVGDSLIKMDLQGKQIKVWKHTGMFPSEPIFVSSPGAVEEDDGVILSVVITPNQDKSTFLLVLDAKTFEELGRAEVPINIPYGFHGTFQDRH
- the sdhdb gene encoding succinate dehydrogenase [ubiquinone] cytochrome b small subunit B, mitochondrial produces the protein MAALVRLSSVCHRGVSPLLFRTSSLIRPLAIQKKDHDCPYLISAKIHATPSNYAGSGSKAASLHWTGERILSVVLLGMAPMAYYFPGPAVDYSLAAALTLHGHWGLGQVLTDYVHGDFKVKMANAGLFILSTVTFAGLCYFNYHDVGICKAVALLWSK